The following proteins come from a genomic window of Maniola hyperantus chromosome 8, iAphHyp1.2, whole genome shotgun sequence:
- the LOC117984678 gene encoding gem-associated protein 8-like: MFRKVPGKESHSVQNTRTNKKQRKQKKRSEQRLSKRKFQNNLCTTSAMSSWAENFTVAATWQLKNQIAYWKAKAISLQYENSMLHEIIQSNHLAVPTTSRSNRRISDSVFGHSAAEQTDIQTEACETQENDTDTDSDSENDENDGEEFEVSEEFIQFLTANAKYREEARRERERLKAKEEEYNSQPEVAQESVEDKIARKKELYGKMYQKMIALEMYQMCNLKNECDKLKPAYWPNIPLNLESS, translated from the coding sequence ATGTTTCGTAAAGTACCCGGAAAAGAATCACATTCTGTTCAAAATACTAGAACcaataaaaaacaaagaaagCAAAAGAAGCGCTCCGAGCAAAGGCTCAGTAAACGAAAGTTCCAAAACAATCTTTGTACAACAAGTGCCATGTCTTCTTGGGCGGAAAACTTTACCGTAGCTGCAACCTGGCAGCTTAAAAACCAAATCGCTTATTGGAAAGCGAAGGCGATATCTCTGCAATATGAGAATAGTATGTTGCATGAAATTATTCAAAGCAATCACCTTGCTGTGCCTACAACTAGTAGGAGTAACAGGAGAATCAGTGATAGTGTATTTGGCCATAGTGCAGCGGAACAAACGGACATTCAAACTGAGGCGTGCGAGACGCAGGAAAATGATACAGACACTGACAGTGACTCAGAAAATGATGAAAACGATGGGGAAGAGTTTGAGGTGAGCGAAGAGTTTATACAGTTTTTAACAGCCAATGCAAAGTATAGAGAAGAGGCAAGGCGCGAAAGAGAACGTCTAAAAGCTAAAGAGGAGGAATATAATTCACAGCCAGAAGTGGCTCAGGAAAGTGTAGAAGACAAAATAGCACGAAAAAAAGAATTGTATGGTAAGATGTATCAAAAGATGATAGCATTAGAAATGTACCAAATGTGTAACCTCAAAAATGAGTGTGATAAACTTAAACCTGCATACTGGCCGAATATTCCATTGAATTTGGAGAGTAGCTGA